ttttatcaAACTCTTATGGTGAAGGTTATTTTTAACTCAAATGCTTTGTAACAGCACCCACCTTGAGCAACTCCATTGCCCTCTTCTCATACTGAGCGTGTCCAACAACTTCACGGACCAGGTCACGAACAAACTTTGAGTGTTTGGTTTGGAgctgtaaaaagaaaataaaattaacattaattacacATAATTTTGGGTTAGGGGTAAGAATTGACTTTGAATCACAGGCTGACTTGTTGTTAGACTAGAATTTCATCATAGAATCCTACCTGGTAAAACTACTCTTAACCTAGCTAGGTTTAAAAAGAAGcaataattttagaatattcACAAGGTAGGCTCTatcgattataataataattctagaGAAATAGGAGTAGACCGATAAGCACTAAGTATAAACAATAgcatttcacaaatatttcagtTAAACACTGTTTACAGACTACAATAAAACTGGAATAATCTCTTAAACTAACACCTACTAAGACTACTTAGATATTTAGGATCACTATTTCGAACGAGGAAGATGATTGATACTCGAGACATACAACAATCACAAGGTACAAAACATAACCTCGATTACCTATTGACTTTTATATATACTTACACCCTTTAGCCTGGCTGGCCTGATTTTGATGGCTTTGTCTGTAATACCCTTCCTGCCAGCGGATATTTTAGTCGTTTTGTGCCCCTTTCGGAGACCGACTGCTAACTCAAACCGGGGAGCCATgctgaaaataaacacaaactaTGTAGGCGAAATAAACACACAGTCACTTAACTTAGCCTATAAAGATTCATCTAtcacaataacaattattaaaatctcttggatttaattgattttgtaggaatttattttaacgaaaaCTTTTACGTACATTTCGGATTGACAGATCCGACCAAAAagaatttggatttttttatgcGGTTTGAATTGACAGAATTGTAGAAGCGATTGTCAATGGTTATATTAACATATGGCAATACTGATATAAAAAGAGTTTTGGTAAAAGGTAATCTATACTTTCGAAACAAAATGAATAGGAATGATGAAAATTTTTATCATATACAGAAATACAAAGACAAAGCATAACCTGGCAAAACCCTAAGTTTTACGTCAACAGAATTACACTAACTAGTttacaaattaagtaaaaaaagtatattatctacagaattaaaaacaattttattgcacGCAGAAAGAATTCCGTGTTTTCAAAAAGCTTGGAGTTGTTAATTATTGGGCACACACGTCGCCATCAACTGGCAGCACAGATTATATGTCAAAATGTCAGTGTCAAAACGTGATAGGTACATGTGTGGAATGTTGACAAATTGATATAAATCTTCATATTTGAAACAcgagaaaaaaagattttattcaaataattatacgtATGTTAGTTGAAttcaatatcaaatatttaaatctgcATTTATATTTCTGTCAAGTTTCTTTCAGAAAGTATGTTTTGCGAATCACAACATAACCTATTTGTGCACTAATAAATCcgaaaaataagttaatatggAAGTCGGAGCGGTAAAACAAGCCTTTAATAATGAGGTGcgtatatttatattctagacatacttctattatgtataaaaaataaaacataacgaAGATTTAATACCGGAGACTTGGTCTAAGTTACGACCGGTTAAAcgcttttttcttaaaacacgTTTTACTGTAGCATATTATACAACAGTAATAAGATAACTTTATTACCATCTACATAATGTACACATTTACAGCAAACAAAGCAAGAGCCTATGTGAtaactatgattaaaaaaaaatcttggaaATTTCAGGTTATACTATTGAAAAAGAAGTTAAACCAAGCTAAAATTCAGATCATACATAAATTGACTAGAAAAGCAAAACAACTGACGGAAAAGAAGGCTCCGGAACAATTGAAAGAGAAGCTTAAAAGAAAAGCGGAGTCTGCTGTGAAAGAAGTTTTGATTATAAAGGTAAATACTATACGAATAGTAAGATTAGTAGAAGTACGGTAGAGTGAGTTTAATGTGAGTGAACATAGTAGAAACTATAGTTTGCCATGATCTAATTGCCTCTATGTAACCCATTTCTTTAAGTAAAAGAGTAGATAAGATAGTACACCAGGTATATGTGCATTTGACTGGAATACGTGTGTATTGTTTCCCAAAACATTGgacaattacattttatttgtaaaatatataaaaataaattctaaaatgaTTTCTAACGGAGCATTACTATCCCATTTTCATACTTGAAGATTAGTGTATTGTATTTCATAATCATTTATGGTTGAttcttttttacaaacattttgtatttctaCATTACAGAAAATCAAAGCAAAGGACATCGCAAAATTCATAGTAACACATAAAGGAGAATTGAACAGCTTCTTAAACAAACCTCAAGTGGACAATGATAAAGCATGTGCCAGATTACTGCTGCATAAGGCATTACAAGACAAATACAAGTTTATAAGAGGTAGGTTCTCAAATGTTCCTATTAAAGACCTATTTATGTCTAGAATAGAAAGAAGAAAGCTTAAGAAGGAAgcaaaggaaaaacaaaagaacaaaaagaAGGGGAAAGATAACAAAGTTGTCAATTCAGAAGGTGATTGGAATGTGGAAGATGTTGGAATGGATGGTAATGGTAAATTgggtgatgatgatggtgaCGTGACTGATGATGATAATCAGATGTCGGGAGATGGTGAAGTGTCTGGTAATGATGAAGAGTCGGGTGACGATGGAGAGTCTGGTGACGATGGAGAGTCGGGTGACGATGGAGCATCCAGTGATGAAGGAACCTCCGGTGATGAAAGTGAACCTGCTGATGAAGCAGATTCATCTGATGACGATGACAAAATAGTAGAACCACAACAGAAGGGTGAGTCTCCTGATGAAGACAGTGGCAGTGGTGAGAAAtatatgataattattaaacCTAGTCCAAAAGTCAAAGCGGCCATAAAAGAGGTTAGAACTAAAGACTCGGAGATTAAGAAAATAGATACTCCTAAAGAAGAAGCTAAAATTATTCCTCctaaaaaagttgtaaagaaaACCCCAGAGAAGAAATTAAAGGACCTGAATAAAAGTAcgaaattcaatgaaaaaataaaccagAAGAAACTAAGAAATGCAGATGGTCCTGCAATACAAAATAAGATTGTTGATCCATTCTTTATAACTTCGACTGGAGAAAATTACATGTCTGTAGTCGAACCTCGTGCACCAGATGAAATCAAAGATGAACATATGCAAGGTAATAGAAGACTTCGAAGAGCAGTCATGTTTGGACATGTCCCTAAAAGCAAACTCCGACAGAATAACAATTACAATGACAACagattcaataaacaaaacaaatttggTGGGCCTAACAATTTCAAGTCAAATTTCAATGATAAACCTCAGTATAATGATAGGAAGACTTTCAAtaacgattttaataataaaagaggttttaataacaGAAATGATAGAAGTACTGTTGAAGAAAAACCAGAAAAATTGCATCCATCTTGGGAGGCTAAGAAGAAGAAGTCTGGTATTTTACCATTTGAAGGTAAAAAGATTGTGTTTGATGATAGttaagtaaaacattattttattaatattgttgtttaattcCATCTGATTTAACGATTCCGTGTCTATTGAACCATCTTCTCAATGCTGTTGTCTGTAGTGTAAGGCCATTAGCCTGACAGAAGTGACAGTCGGTTCACATTAGGTCCGATACgtatctttttttaatctcttcCACCTGACCGCCTGGCCGCCTCAATTCTTTTTCTTTAGCCAGTTATCATAGAACCCTCAGTATCCGACTGTCacttcgatttttattaatttatgacgGAGGAAGTTGAAAGAACTTCGCATAGTGACACAGTCTTCTGTGAATAGTAAAAAACCAGTTGGTACAAAAAACTTCCCGTCAAATCAACACAGTAAGATACCATGCTAAACTGGTTTACTGGCTGCGTTTTCAGTAGGGATGCGTAGCGACAATGAGTTTTAAGAACCAATAGATTTGAACCTACAGTCTGagttaagaaataatataataccagcctCCTCcaatatagggaaggtttgagcattgattactATATTAACTCACCGTAAGTTGGCGATTTcatattccaatatttagaatcccCTCAAAagtcagtggtgtcttaaagctattaaaaaatacctattataacttttaaaaagtcacattggttcTTGGCCTGCATAAGAATTCAACCTACTTGAACCTACACCTCGTCTAATGTTAGTAGTCTGTGTAAGTTAAAAGTTTTGATAATCATGCAATTCTATTGGTTCCCAATAATACACATCTCAGGTAGACCGAGTTAAGTTACAAGTAACATGTCCCAAAATGTAGTATCCTCCGGGACATAACTAATGCGGCTAAATTCACGGAGGAGTAGAAAATATGTAGTTTCTCAACCTATTGTCCGAAGATTTTGAGATTAGAAGGTTCTTTCGCGACCCCgcctcagctcatgattatggGCTCCGGTTGCGAAtgcgtgtgagtaaaccgtcgcatcatttaataatgtccGAAAATATTCTTTGTGTGCTAGTTCGTATAAAGTTAGACACTATAATATTACATGCCACATTTCGTGTTAGAATTATTTTAGAtcttaaatcattaattaatttagtcgATATTACTTCGAACCGCAAGTTCGCGCAGTATGTGTGCCTTGACCTATTTGCGGCTTGCGTGAAACCTTGCGGAGCGAATATACATCCAAGAATGCAGTAAGCCGTTATATGTAGGTTTcctattatattttaacgatttttttttttaattttatatagacCGGTTTTGCTGGTTTTTCCCCGTACTACGGTATTTTGGGCCGTGCAACAAGGTGGTTATTTTtccaaaagtttgtaaaaataatctggtttaaattaaaagttgaaaCCTCTTTTTCGTCTGCGTCACTTTAATATAGAGAAAATTTGTTTAACGGATTGCCGTCCTATTGGGCTATAAGTAAGGAAATAGAGAGTCCACCTGTGTTTACCCTTAcgcttgtgcactataatataGCCTTTTCTTGGTAAGGCGGGTTAATGTTCATAACCTCCCTGTTCCTCAGGGGGGAGGAAGCGGgtacttactgactaaacccgacccgccgtgcaacgtctccGGCATAAAGTCGTCGGCTATGCTGACTGGCTGACACAGCTGACTGGTGTCTAGCTGTACTAGCCACCATAGCCGAAATCGATcaggatattattaaattaacgatAAACTCAAGCattaatgctcaaaccttcgCTGTGAAAGAAGGGTCTATATTTAGCAGTGGGAAATTTACTGGCTGGAAACAATGAAACCAAAACAGCATTTTCTATACCTGTCGATACAATTTCGCTGAAATATCCTTGTATGTACCCAAGAATTTCGAATATCCTCTAAAATCCGTAACAGAATTCCGAGCAAAATATTTCAAGTCCACCTGAAAGAATGTATACCCGCTGATGTCCAAGCCGATATTACTTCGACAATCATAAATAGCTTCGGTGTAGCAAGCAGTATTGCTTCCCTTATCGTGTTCAGCACCGTATAGTTGTCGTGTAGTGTGTGGCGACTCGTAATGAAGCATTTCTCAGGTCTGACGGGATTTATCGTAGACCGCCGGCTAAATTGCGAATGCAGCGCGAATGCACGACATAGTTGGGTGGCGGACATTTTGCAAATACCGGTGTAACACCTGGATTGCTACTTAGATTTGGTCGATTTATTGTGCATTGTGTTCAGTATAGGTGTTAGGTATTTGGGTTAGCTGTAAAATGTGTGCCGTTCATGGTATTGATTAAAATCTGTGGTATTGAAATGTTGACGACAGAATTGTAGATGAGAATTGAAATGGGAATCTC
The genomic region above belongs to Trichoplusia ni isolate ovarian cell line Hi5 chromosome 5, tn1, whole genome shotgun sequence and contains:
- the LOC113493830 gene encoding 60S ribosomal protein L36; the protein is MAPRFELAVGLRKGHKTTKISAGRKGITDKAIKIRPARLKGLQTKHSKFVRDLVREVVGHAQYEKRAMELLKVSKDKRALKFLKRRLGTHIRAKRKREELSNVLTQMRKAAAQAHHAPTHTK
- the LOC113493829 gene encoding myb-like protein W; translation: MEVGAVKQAFNNEVILLKKKLNQAKIQIIHKLTRKAKQLTEKKAPEQLKEKLKRKAESAVKEVLIIKKIKAKDIAKFIVTHKGELNSFLNKPQVDNDKACARLLLHKALQDKYKFIRGRFSNVPIKDLFMSRIERRKLKKEAKEKQKNKKKGKDNKVVNSEGDWNVEDVGMDGNGKLGDDDGDVTDDDNQMSGDGEVSGNDEESGDDGESGDDGESGDDGASSDEGTSGDESEPADEADSSDDDDKIVEPQQKGESPDEDSGSGEKYMIIIKPSPKVKAAIKEVRTKDSEIKKIDTPKEEAKIIPPKKVVKKTPEKKLKDLNKSTKFNEKINQKKLRNADGPAIQNKIVDPFFITSTGENYMSVVEPRAPDEIKDEHMQGNRRLRRAVMFGHVPKSKLRQNNNYNDNRFNKQNKFGGPNNFKSNFNDKPQYNDRKTFNNDFNNKRGFNNRNDRSTVEEKPEKLHPSWEAKKKKSGILPFEGKKIVFDDS